The Dreissena polymorpha isolate Duluth1 chromosome 2, UMN_Dpol_1.0, whole genome shotgun sequence nucleotide sequence GCAATATGTGACATCAAATCAAAATCCCACGTTATATAGAAAAAATATCTGAAACATGTAATACTTGCTTAGCGGTTTTTGAAATTCGGAAGGACGGACCCGACCATCCACCGACAGACGGTGCGACTACTAAATGCCCTCATTCGGGGGTATAAAATGAAAATCTGTGAACACGACCCTTTAAAAAATACTAAACCAAATAAGATAATCCCTTATTACACGTCTACGATTGTAGATACTAGTTTCGTCAAagatttatttaatacaattaagaGCACGGTTCGAGGTCCTGAGTGAGCACACGATAGTAATAAAGTTTAGTTTGAATACAGAAAGGTATTGGTGAACATGAGTATACCTAATGAATGAAGGGATAGAGGTCAAACGAACAAGCCCTAACAACATTTCATTGATATGTTTTAGTTGGCTGAATATACACAATGACATATAATACATTCCGTTAATATTAATATCTATATATAGAATATCAAGAAGCAGTTGTTCGTTTTTATTTACagattttgtacaaaaaataaaatatacattactaTGCTGTCCTCAATAAGGATTTAACACATTAGTTTTCATTCTGGACAAGTAGCCTTCTTTAGCTCAACGTTTATGATCAGCATTATTATCTTATTAAGTTACAAGCGTCCACTGAAGTATCATCGATTTCAAGACAAGCCACCAAAGATACGCCGTAGGCCACCAAAGATAAGCCGTGTGCCACCAACAACTTTTCCGACGCAAAACTTGATTAAATTCAACAGCTTAGACGAAAAAAGGCAGAAAATGTCGTATATCCATCTGAGAAAACTGAACAGCTTAGACGGAAGAAGGAAGAACATGTCGTGTATCCATCTGAAAACAGATGTTTCTCCAATTGCCAAATAGGAGAGCTGTACGCCTATCTCGACTAGCTCTGCTCGTTTTTCTACATCGCTATGATTACCATCAGGAACTCCATCGAACCCATACAAAGCGCCGAACAAACATCCCGCAATGATCCCCGTGCTGTCGCTATCACCACCGTGAAACATTGCCCATTCGCAAAGTGTTGTCCAGTCTCCATGACAGGCTAAAACTGCGTCATATGCGATCAGAGGAGCATCATGACCGCTGCTGCCACCCCAGCCGCCATAGCTGATTTCACTGTAAAACTGGTCTCGTTTAGTGACGTCGGTTTCGTAGTTTTCAGGAAATACAGGTTCGCTCTTTTCATCTGCAATTGCTCTCATGTGCAAATATTCATTCCATCTTGACGTGAAGTAAAACCAATGCTCCAGGTTGTCATCTATGTAGTCGCCCTCATTTATGATATACTCGCGGGCAATTTCAACGACCTTCATTAAAGCAGCACCCCATTCGCGAACCGGTTTTCTCTGAATTGCATACGACATGAACATTGCGGAGGCAAGCGATCCAAGATAACCCGTTGGATGGTGGTGTGTCATTCTTCCGGCCTCTATACTGACCTTTATTAAAGCTTCTTTTTCATCTGGATTTGGGTACCGCAGTCCAATACACATTGCCCTCATTGCCGCACCGCACCCCCCTCCCCGTGGGTTAAACGGTATACGCCATCCTTCAGGTTTATTAGGATCGATGTATTCGCACCATTGTATACATGTCTGTCCAGGTGCCCGATCCTTCATGTCCATCATACACGCCTTATATTGTGTTGCTATTTTCTTGTACAACTCGTCAAAGTTTCCACCAAGGCCGTGTTGAACTAAAGCTTTTCCGGTAGCGATGTGCATGACAGTATCATCGCTTACAATCCATTTTTGCCCACTTACTTTCAGCTTTTCAAGTCCGCCCATGGCATTTAGTTCCTCATTTATTTTCTTTCCAGAACGTTCAAATTCCCAACGGCCGTGGAAGTATCCCAAGGCGTCTCCAACGGCCCCAAGAACCATCGCTGCTTCGTATCTCTGCATCATTCTAGCTTCCGTTTTCCTTACGACTGCATTTCCCCCCATGAGTATACAGTGATACTTTAACAATGAATGCAATCGATTGGTAATAAATTGAGACCAATTTGAGAGCCTAAACAAATGGAGTGATAAATTGTTATCTCTGGTCGTTATCTTACTTGCAAGAGTGGTTTCCCACAGTTGTATTGTGACATAGATTAATCCGGGACATATCAGGCCACCTGCACACCCAGCGACCATGTTTATGGCTGTTGAAAGTGTGCATAGACTGATCTGATTTAAACTTGACCAATGCATATTCAACGCATGTTAGAGCACCATTTTAGAGGGCAATATTGGAGGTAGGGTAGATTTGCTACTAGCGCATCCCAAAAGCATAAGTACGTTAATGAAGCTGCGTATCATTATCGCACATTTTGAACACCTTTCAGTGCAAGCATTCACGGTGCGGTACTAGGCGCACTTTATGGACATACATTTTTTCAGAGAACCCAAAACAATCTTTATCGCTTAATGATAACACCGCTTTAATGTCACATTGTGTGATATGTCTACATAGCATTTGATCTTTTTCACCATCTTCAAAGCTGCATTATGAAGTAGCCCAACGTGAGATTTAGAAAGCCGTTCTGCTAGATACTTATTCCGATCTTTCCAAGCGACGAATGTTAAACCTCAGCCGACATGTTCAAACTATTTGTTGTTCCTCCGAAATTTAAAATAGTGTGGTCTTCTGCTGTAGCGCCCACTGGAGTACCATAAAGAAACCCCAACTTTGAATTTAATGTGGCCAGTGAAAAGCAATACCATATTACCTCGGGTTTAAAGCTGACCATTTTACACGAAGATTCCAGCATACAATATATGTGTAAGCTTTAGAGCTATATTACTATTTTCTAAATCAATATTTCTACAACATACAGCGTATCAATTTCAGTTGTGGGTTTCGTCATTTTCAACACGTTAAGGCGACCATGGGTTAGCTGAAGTATGAGGAGGACGGCTATAAAAAGGATTGATACCCATATAAACATAGAAGTTATCGGCCGGGCCTGGGATCGAACCTGCGATCATCATATTTTCATTCCAGCGTGTTACCGACACGGCATTTAAGTTATTGAAACGTATTTTGTTCGCGATCGTATATGACAACACATTTCTAATGTTATCTTAAAAGGGTTATATAGCATTTATAGGTGTATAATACAAAAACCATATGTGCCCCACTATCGAATTAAACTGAGATCTTAAAAAGTCCGGCATCgccaaaagagaagaaaataaggtAAGTTTTAACATAAATGCATGTATATGAAAACATGTAcgataaaatatatcaatatcatTCTGTTCTATAAATTAATCCATATATCATCCATTTCTGCTTCTTAATTTATAACGTACTCTACTCATTGAGGTTATAGCCTTCAAGTCTTGAAGCTGATGACGACATAAATAATAGCGGGTTCTCCAGAGTTGTTGCTGTAGTTTATGATGAAAGTGATGTTCTGcggctgatgatgatgatggtcagGAATATTAGGATAACAATGAAAAGGGAGATATTGACGAGAATAATATAATATACCGCTGCAATCCACAACATCAAACACAATGCACGGTGTTCAATACCAAATTCTTGTTGACACTATAGCACGGTAACGTACTTTGGAGTTGAACACCAATTTTGGTTTGACAGCAACGTGTGGTGTAAAAGGGCACAATgcggttttattttcaataatataatCTAAAATTAAAAGCGAACATTTTGAGAGGaatgtttacataatttaaaaaggGACAGGTTCAGCGTTGATTCAATACATTATATAAGTATTACCGTTCTCacatagctgcgactttacgacgaccatcccgatcaagccacgatctgaaaaagGTTTGGATCGGGGCGGATCAAGGCCGATcggagtctaaatcgagcaatttggcaaaTAATGGTCTTcgactttttgacgatgctggaacagcgtcgtctaaggtttgataaccagtaaaaaaatacttcacaatgggaacctatgtaaaagaccgagccagtccgattgagataactcgatttttcagttacttcccttggcattcgccactgcgtaggagattgctcgttgattttcattgataacattctcctagcagagttgtcgttcgtgttgataaaggtaaatattaatagaacagcatatcctggggaaacagattcaataagtgtatcagaacgttaatttaaaattactaattttacatccattttatttttatggaccaatgaaacaactatatattttctctattttgtttgatatttgttctcgatttagtaaataaattgcgaataaaacatgtaatattaactttttacgtgatcacaaaactaaagaatgcgaacaatttcgaacctgcaaattgtaaacgctgcactgctatgatatatatagatataacaacatttcattggaaattgtccgtcccgctagcgcagtggtaacgacgttcgctttttcaccttaacgacaccggttcgattcccgctcccggcgcaatgttatattttgtctgttttgtggtcaccattccggacaggtgttttttttccggataatctcacccccccccccgcagcatttgaccatataaaaaattaaaaagtatttcagtacaaaacaaatagctggaaattgcagctatcattcaaaactcgtcccaactgtcgtcaatctaatcttattaggtaggagtgctggacacactccgggtcccaacattatgcagcctcagcgcggaggtaactcattaccttggaaaaacacaaatacacagactgggtgcagcctaggcgcgtatagactcaaacaaggcaacaaactcaagtgcgggcacaatcatttaaaatttacatattcaatacgatattctaacagaaattacacaaccacctaagtgtacataccatgtttgatatttcgttcgattgttagatttcagcatatacatgtataaggtcatttcgctattagttaacttatccatatgttcgtgggcgaactcggatagtcaagtgctcatacgattgagctcacatggtccggctatgtgctcatacctactttcgataatcatcatgaaggttttgccatacttaatgaacaagaatgtgacccgcctcccagtttcgctcaatgggtcaagttacccacgggtactacttccccgtacccctaaactttttttcgtaccaaaaatgtttcgtacgcaaatttttttcgtaccaatttttttttcgtacccaaacttttcgtacccaaatttttttatcgtacccaaatgttcgtatcaacatacacaattgtggtgatatagatacacttaaattgatgttttatatccatcctcttcaaaagcatcgtcacaccagtactgtcagtactttgatttctatTCTTTTCAAAACCTTGGTATAGTTATCACTTATATTTCCTAGCATAAACTCAGTTATATTGTTCCTAATACACTGCCAATAATGTGTATCCCAAGGAGAGAAACTATATTAGAATTAattctttcgtttcaatccttttccgCTAtctattgttttgtgtattttgatatattgtacCTGCTTAAAGATATAAttatgtttagctcacctgagtgctcatgtgagcttttgtgacctgtctttgtccgtccgtccgtccacatttgttcgtaaacactctagaagccacatttattgtccgatctttatgaaacttggtcagaagctttgtccgaatgaaatctcggtcgagttccaaactgggtcgtgccgggtcaaaaactatgtcactaggtcaaaaaaaggaaaaaacttgtaaacactgtagaagtcttATTTCATGCCCAATCGTCATGTTACTTTGTCACAATCTTTGTCTTAATgaaatgttggttgagttcaaaagtagttccggtccgttgaaaaacatggccgccagtgggcggggaagttttccttttttggctatagagaaaccttgtaaacactctagtagaagtcacattttgcccaatcatcatgaaagttggtcaaaacattggttttattgatttctcggacgagttcgaaaaatggtccagatcggtgaaaaaacatggccgccagtgggcggggcttttttctctatatgtatatagtgaaaacatgtgaacactctagaagtcacatttttagcccaattttcatgaaatttggtcagaacatttgtttccttgatatgagagttgagttcgaaaattgttccggtccgttgaaaaacagggttgccagggggacgggcagttttccttatatttatatagtaaaaacgcttgtaaacaatcatgaattaaggtcatgtaacatgcgagacaactcttctaaatattaaatttaagtttacagtagttaatcccctttgactattaatgttttcataataatacagtgtattttctagagggcacatttcttttccgatcttcatgaaacttggtcagaagctttgtcccaatgatatatcggtcgagttcgaaactgggtcatgtcggttcaaaaactaggtcactaggtcaaaaaaagacaaaccttgtaaacactgtaaaagttacatttcatgcccaatcttcatgaaactttgtttaaatgtttgtcttaatgatatgttggttgagttcaaaagtggttctagtctgttggttgagttcaaaagtggttctggtctgttgaaaaacatggccgccagtgggcggggcagttttccttattttgctatagacataccttgtaaacacaatagaggccacattttttgtccgatcttcaggaaacttggtcaaaagatttttccgaatgatatctcgatggagtttaaaactgggtcatgctgggtcaaaaaaacaaggtcattaggtcaaaaaaagagaaacattgtaaacactgaagtagtcacatttaatgcccgatcttcatgtaactttgtcaaaatgtttgtcctaatgatatcttggttgagttcaaaagtggttttggtccgttgaaaaacatggccgccagtgggcggggcagttttccttatttggctatagagaaacgttgtaaacacactagaagtcacaatttttgctcaatcatcatgaaagttcgataaaacattagttttattgatatctcggacgagtttgaaaatggtccagatcggtgaaaaacatggccgctagtgggcggggcatttttttctatatgtttatagtaaaaccatgtgaacactctagaagtcacttttttggcccattttccatgaaatttggtcagaatatgtgTTTCCTTGATGAGAgtgttgagttaaaaaatgattccggtcagttgaataacatggttgCCAgtggcagttttcttatatttatatagtaaaaaaagtttgtgaACACTCAAGTAATcactttttttgcccaatcatcatgaaacttggtgaaatgattggttttatatatatatctcagatgagttcgcatatggtcccgatcggtcataaaaacatggccgccaggggtgggcagttttccttatgtgactagagagcaaccttgtgatcgaacactatggaagtctcattttttgcctaatcatcgtgaaacttagtcaatacattggttttattgatttctcggacaagttacAAAATGGCGCAGATCAGTGAAACACactgtttagctcacctgattgctcagatgaggttttagaattggtttttgtccgccgtccgttcgtccatatttggtttgtaaacactctaccattcacacttctcaagcattctttatgaaagttgctgaaagatctcagtcaagtttgataatgagcacaatcacataattaatgccataattattgcccttagattgtccttagattgtccaaattttcattatattatacaaaatccttgtaaacactcttgaggtcACAATTTTCTTTCCCAatttttatgaatcttggtcaaaatatttatttttgtaagcaaagtttgatgtttggtaagggggtcaactcaaaatataggtcaccaggtaaaatctcacaaaaacaaaaacactcaatacgccagagttttggttcaataatgatgaaacttgaccaggatgtttgtctggacaatatctaggtcaagtttgacgtttggttaaTATTAAATGAACCGAtacctctcaggtgagcgaactagggccatcttggccctcttgttatcagCTTACTCATGACCGGTCGAATACAATGCACTTACAAAATGATGTCTTGTTATAAACACCGGATTAACTAGTTTGTGTCCCTTTGTTATAGATGAATGAAAACAAATTGATTTGCCGGTATAACCCAGTTTCATCAAATGGGCAAATGACATTTCGGATTAATAACTATacctttaataatatatatatatatataggatctgacacgagttgtcatatcataccatattttattaaaagtgttaaggaattttgtaagtaagcgagcctttggcgagctaactaacgaatttcctggacgagtttaataaaatatggtatgatactacaacgagtgtcagatctttttatcacatgcttttaaatgagcaaattatataaatatttacgcaaacataatgataaatcccgaaagttatttacatttcgtgacgtcattagacgttgcaacgtcatttcagcaaaataacaaaatgcgattggtcaataaacgaaaactaagccaatgaaaacgcttaaaaaaggttgttttacacatgtgtaatataaaacaatatgtaatggttgtattacatgggaaacagggtatagcatgtgatatatatatatatatgggccgtgaCGCGGCAAAACCTGTATTCGTGACATCAGTTATGACGTTGGGAAATTCTCTGCAAAGTGacgtcaacattttatttaatttgcgcgATTTCGTCATCACTGCAACATGTGGATCTGTGTAGCTGTTTTGGAcagttttatatttgtgttaaatatgAAATGATGTGTTATGGATAATGAAATAGAAGTAAgtagtatattttattattattggctATTTTGCAAAATTGGTTTGATCTAAATATTTAATAGAATATAGCGAACTAGACGTGTTTACAATTTAACCACCAGGTTAAACGTTGTTAAGATATTCAGTGAACGAAAATGTATTAATTTACGGTATAACTTATCAGACTAAAAGTtcgttatttttatttgtacatgaatTGTTGTAAGAGTTTATCCCAACCTTTTATTGCAACCATGGGGTtactacacatttttttttccaatattgaacCCGATCGATTCTAATTTGTTGTGCCGATCCTAAAGGCAAAACAGTTTTTATAATTCAAAGCAAAATAGTATTTGTTAGTTGTTAGTTTTTGTTTTCGATTTttattataaactcgaccatagTCTCTAAAGTATTATTTAACCAACTTCTTTATAGATTTAAATAGATTAATATGCAGGAAAGATTATTGCATAGAATTTTGGAAGATTTTTGTCACTTATTAGGTAGGAAATAGCTTGCATATCGCACATATAGATCTACATTGTCTACTTTTATTCAATGACTGAGTGCAAAAACAAATTTCTGTAATTTCGCGTATAGAAAGACGTAtcgattatttaatgtttgaataattgGCATAGACTATATACGTTTCCAGGAGCTGGACAATTTATTGTCCGACCACTTTGGGCGAACTCCATCGGCATCTCAGGTGAGCTCAAATTCCGATGATGGGACTTATATAAATTCCCCAAATGATCATTCATTTAGTGAGGACGAAAACAGTTCAGCAGCAAATATTGTTGATTGCAGAGCCAGAAATTTCATTCACTAACATGACATTGTATGTAACAACAGTGATGAGTATGAAAGTGATGTGGACGATACATACATTGTCAGTGGTGCATGCGCCAGTGGTGACATGGACGCTGACTATGCAACTGTCAGGCAGTTTCTCGAGATCGGATGTGGTTGCAAGAGTAAGTGTACTGTTAATTTTGACATTGGCCAGGTATACCATCATATATTGAACATGAGAGAATTGACAAAGGAAGAGAAGGATATTATTGTCATGGGTAATCTTAAGTGTGGAAATGGCCTGATTACAAAACGAGGGAAGCCAAGGAAACGTTCGATGGTTTCATACAATGCATTCCAAAAGCCAGTTTGCAAGAAAACGTTTATGCTGGATAATGACATTGGTAGATCAGCTTTAGAAAGTCTTGTAGACCATTTTAAGCAGAATGGTCCATTGCCAAGAAAGCATGGAAACGTAGGCAAGAAACCACCACAAGCCGTCATTTATGATGATGTTAAACGCGTGGttgaatttttgcaaaattatgcGGACACGTATGGTATCCCCCAACCAGCAGCTCCCAGAGGAAGCGACAATACTCCTCCAATTTATCTTGACAGTGGTAAAACAAAACTAACCATTCATAAAGAGTATATAGAAAGTTGTCGCGAGGCTGGGGTTAGATCTTTACAGCGAATTGCTTTCTGTGAAATTTGGAAAAGCTGTCTGTGTCACATTAGAATAGCTTCGCCTAGGGATGATGTATGCGCAACATGTGAAGGCCATAGAAAGAACATTATGAAGGCAATAGAAGAGAGTGAAAAGTAAAAGGCTGCCGAAAACTTCAAACAACATGTGATAAATGCCCAAAAAGAAAGAGAACTTTATAATGACTGTGTAAAGCGTGCCAAGGATACATGCATATTAAGTTCTAATAAAAGAACAAACCACTATACTTTTGATTTTAGTCAAAATGTATCCATTCCTCACTTCTCGCGGCAAATGGGGCCAATTTATTTCATGTCCATTCGCAAAGTACAGATTTTTGGTGTACGGATAGATGGACTGCCTAAACAGCTCAATTTTTTGATTGATGAAAGTGAAACTATGGGCATAGATGGTACCCAAACACACGGACCCAATGCTGCTATCTCGATGCTGGATATGGTGCTAGACACCCACGGGCGTGGTGAATCGACATGCTCCATCCATGCGGATAATTTCCaggtattattttgtaaaattatccaGTGGTAATCAATCATATGATTCATTtagttatattttaataaatatttcaaacatatgagtaaatattttgttcttaactattaaacattatttttatctaTGACTATATAGCATATGgtaataattgtttgatttttcttttaaagtaggCTTAACATAATGTGTAACGTTACCttaataacaaagaaaaaaaatatagtaacgTTTTAGTATGTATTTTTAGAATGTAAGCATATGGTCTGTAATATTTTACAGGTCAGAACAAGAACCGCTACCTCATTGGCTATTTCACATGGCGTGTGATGACCGGCAGACATGACG carries:
- the LOC127866568 gene encoding ADP-ribosylhydrolase ARH1-like; this encodes MGGNAVVRKTEARMMQRYEAAMVLGAVGDALGYFHGRWEFERSGKKINEELNAMGGLEKLKVSGQKWIVSDDTVMHIATGKALVQHGLGGNFDELYKKIATQYKACMMDMKDRAPGQTCIQWCEYIDPNKPEGWRIPFNPRGGGCGAAMRAMCIGLRYPNPDEKEALIKVSIEAGRMTHHHPTGYLGSLASAMFMSYAIQRKPVREWGAALMKVVEIAREYIINEGDYIDDNLEHWFYFTSRWNEYLHMRAIADEKSEPVFPENYETDVTKRDQFYSEISYGGWGGSSGHDAPLIAYDAVLACHGDWTTLCEWAMFHGGDSDSTGIIAGCLFGALYGFDGVPDGNHSDVEKRAELVEIGVQLSYLAIGETSVFRWIHDMFFLLPSKLFSFLRWIYDIFCLFSSKLLNLIKFCVGKVVGGTRLIFGGLRRIFGGLS